In a genomic window of Helianthus annuus cultivar XRQ/B chromosome 10, HanXRQr2.0-SUNRISE, whole genome shotgun sequence:
- the LOC110885507 gene encoding pathogenesis-related leaf protein 6, whose amino-acid sequence MGSFKLSLALIYFPTLAMIHSTHAQNSQQDYLNAHNAARAQVGVGNMVWNTTVAAYAQNYANQRIGDCNLIQSGGPYGENLAKGSSGTFTGTAAVNLWVAEKTYYDYTTNTCASGHVCEHYTQVVWSNSDQLGCARVQCTNSWWFVICSYYPRGNLSGQSPY is encoded by the coding sequence ATGGGGTCATTCAAACTCTCACTTGCACTTATTTATTTCCCAACTCTTGCCATGATCCACAGCACCCATGCTCAAAACTCCCAACAAGATTACTTGAATGCTCACAATGCTGCCCGAGCCCAAGTCGGCGTTGGAAACATGGTATGGAACACCACCGTTGCTGCCTATGCTCAGAACTACGCTAACCAAAGGATAGGAGACTGCAACCTCATTCAGTCTGGTGGACCTTATGGCGAGAACCTTGCCAAGGGCAGCAGTGGCACTTTCACTGGTACTGCAGCTGTTAATCTATGGGTAGCCGAGAAAACTTATTATGATTACACGACAAATACTTGTGCTAGTGGACATGTGTGTGAACACTATACTCAAGTCGTGTGGAGTAATTCGGATCAACTTGGGTGTGCTAGGGTTCAGTGCACTAATAGTTGGTGGTTCGTTATTTGCAGTTATTATCCTCGTGGAAACCTCAGTGGCCAGTCTCCTTACTag